Proteins encoded within one genomic window of Candidatus Dormiibacterota bacterium:
- a CDS encoding L-threonylcarbamoyladenylate synthase: protein MTLRWPADPSHIAQAAERLRSGAVIAFPTDTLYGIGARAADPAAVARLYQVKRRPSGQPMVWLVTDRAQVERFAVVSATATELMDRYWPGPLTLVLPARIPTDRSTIAMRAPDHDVAFALLRALGEPIASSSANAAGQPPPVDADQVLAGLDDELDLVLDGGHCRIGQPSTILDLSGATPRILRQGAIPSSELIRG from the coding sequence GTGACCCTGCGGTGGCCGGCCGACCCGTCGCACATCGCGCAGGCGGCCGAGCGGCTTCGCTCTGGCGCCGTCATCGCTTTCCCAACCGACACGCTCTATGGCATCGGCGCGCGCGCCGCAGACCCGGCAGCGGTCGCTCGCCTCTACCAGGTAAAGCGCCGTCCATCCGGACAGCCGATGGTGTGGCTGGTCACCGACCGGGCGCAGGTCGAGCGGTTCGCGGTCGTCTCCGCGACCGCCACTGAGTTGATGGACCGCTACTGGCCGGGTCCGCTGACCCTGGTGCTGCCCGCCCGTATCCCGACCGACCGTTCGACCATCGCAATGCGCGCGCCGGACCACGACGTCGCTTTCGCGCTGCTGAGGGCGCTGGGGGAGCCGATCGCGAGCAGCAGCGCCAATGCCGCCGGACAGCCGCCGCCTGTCGATGCCGACCAGGTCCTTGCCGGGCTAGACGACGAGCTTGATCTCGTGCTCGACGGAGGGCACTGCCGAATCGGTCAGCCCTCGACCATTCTTGACCTGAGTGGTGCGACGCCTCGCATCCTGCGCCAGGGGGCGATCCCGTCTTCGGAACTGATTCGGGGATAA
- the glyA gene encoding serine hydroxymethyltransferase has translation MLQARTDLTSRIDLVDPEVGAAIRDEYERQQYTLELIPSENIASPAVLQALGSLLNNKYAEGYPGKRYYGGCENVDRIETLAIERAKALFGAEHANVQSHCGTTANYAVYASVLKVGDTVMGMDLSQGGHLSHGSPVNFSGKLYHFVPYGVDPTTERIDYDVLEKQAKDVRPRMLLAGYSAYPRTLDFERLAAIAKAVDAYFFVDMAHFAGLVAGGAHPSPVPHADFVSFTTHKTMRGPWGAMILCKAKYAAEVDKSVFPGSQGGPHNHAIAGKAVMLAQWKTPEFRSYAQAVVNNAHALAEGLGRRKLRLVSGGTDNHLMLIDLRPLNLTGKKVQDTFDTVGITVNRNSIPFDAASKFNPSGIRLGSPSVTTRGMGTKEMEQIADMVSELLFNLEDRTVHEQVRARSRALCERFPLPY, from the coding sequence ATGTTGCAGGCCCGCACCGACCTGACCAGCCGGATCGACCTCGTCGATCCCGAGGTCGGTGCCGCGATCCGCGACGAATACGAGCGTCAGCAGTACACGCTGGAGCTCATTCCATCGGAGAACATCGCCAGTCCGGCGGTGCTGCAGGCGCTCGGCTCACTGCTCAACAACAAGTACGCCGAGGGGTACCCGGGCAAGCGCTACTACGGCGGCTGCGAAAACGTCGACCGGATCGAGACGCTCGCGATCGAGCGCGCCAAGGCGCTCTTTGGCGCTGAGCACGCCAACGTGCAATCCCATTGCGGTACGACCGCCAACTATGCCGTCTACGCGAGCGTCCTCAAGGTTGGCGACACCGTCATGGGGATGGATCTCAGCCAAGGCGGCCACCTGAGCCACGGGAGCCCCGTGAATTTTTCCGGCAAGCTCTACCACTTCGTGCCGTACGGGGTCGATCCTACGACGGAGCGCATTGATTACGACGTGCTCGAGAAGCAGGCGAAAGATGTGCGGCCGAGGATGCTGCTCGCCGGCTATAGTGCCTACCCGCGCACCCTCGACTTCGAGCGGTTGGCGGCGATCGCCAAGGCGGTCGATGCCTATTTCTTCGTCGACATGGCGCATTTCGCCGGCCTGGTCGCCGGTGGTGCGCACCCGAGCCCGGTGCCCCACGCCGACTTCGTCAGCTTCACCACCCACAAGACGATGCGTGGTCCCTGGGGCGCGATGATCCTCTGCAAGGCGAAGTACGCCGCCGAGGTGGACAAGAGCGTGTTTCCCGGCAGCCAGGGCGGCCCCCACAACCACGCGATCGCCGGCAAGGCGGTGATGCTGGCCCAGTGGAAGACCCCGGAGTTCAGGTCCTACGCGCAGGCGGTAGTCAACAACGCACATGCGCTCGCCGAGGGGCTCGGCCGTCGCAAGCTCCGGCTGGTCAGTGGGGGAACAGACAACCACCTGATGCTGATCGACCTGCGGCCGCTCAACCTCACGGGAAAGAAAGTCCAGGATACGTTCGATACCGTCGGCATCACCGTGAACCGCAACTCGATCCCGTTCGATGCCGCGAGCAAGTTCAACCCGAGTGGGATCCGGTTGGGATCGCCGTCGGTCACGACGCGAGGAATGGGCACAAAAGAAATGGAGCAGATCGCCGACATGGTTTCCGAGTTGCTCTTCAACCTCGAGGACCGGACGGTCCATGAACAGGTACGCGCCCGTAGCCGGGCGTTGTGCGAACGATTTCCGCTGCCCTACTAG
- a CDS encoding MraY family glycosyltransferase has product MRTISAALLAGAGLFSDPTFWSDFSPARFGPAVVPFLAALVGTTIAVLPARWLAFRLGAVAQPGERRIHSEPTARLGGLAMYLGFGLSAALFSTNPATLGLLLSAAVITTLMVFDDLGGVRPLFKLVFQVAASLLAILVFGISIKFIGLPGHLIILSFAVSVPVTLLWFVGLQNTINLIDGVDGLAAGVVAIVAATLLLAAINRGEGDIVILAGALIGACIGFLFFNWHPARVHMGDSGSNFLGFTLAALSVLSVAKGAIVLALVVPLAALAIPIVDTIWAIVRRRLRGRSIATPDTEHLHHRLLDFGLSPRETALVFYFGTAIFAAVGLAIYGHKKVLLGAILLMLLGIGIIVVRRFRRIRRG; this is encoded by the coding sequence GTGCGAACGATTTCCGCTGCCCTACTAGCGGGCGCGGGCCTCTTCAGCGACCCGACCTTCTGGTCTGACTTCTCACCCGCGCGCTTCGGCCCGGCGGTGGTGCCTTTTCTCGCGGCGCTGGTCGGAACCACGATCGCGGTCCTTCCGGCGCGATGGCTGGCCTTCCGGCTGGGGGCCGTTGCCCAGCCGGGAGAACGCCGCATCCACAGTGAGCCCACGGCCCGGCTGGGCGGACTGGCGATGTACCTGGGATTCGGCCTATCCGCCGCCCTCTTTTCGACGAACCCGGCAACCCTGGGCTTGCTCCTGTCAGCGGCAGTCATCACGACGCTGATGGTTTTCGACGACCTCGGTGGGGTTCGACCCCTCTTCAAACTGGTCTTCCAGGTCGCCGCCTCCCTTCTCGCCATCCTCGTTTTCGGGATTTCGATCAAGTTCATCGGCCTTCCTGGCCACCTCATCATCTTGTCGTTCGCGGTATCGGTCCCGGTCACGCTGCTCTGGTTCGTCGGTCTGCAAAACACCATCAATCTGATCGACGGCGTCGATGGGTTGGCTGCCGGTGTGGTGGCGATTGTCGCCGCGACCCTGTTGCTGGCGGCGATCAATCGCGGCGAGGGTGACATCGTCATCCTGGCCGGAGCGCTGATCGGCGCCTGCATCGGGTTCCTCTTCTTCAACTGGCATCCGGCCCGTGTCCACATGGGCGACAGCGGCAGCAACTTCCTCGGCTTCACGCTGGCCGCGCTGTCGGTGCTTTCGGTCGCCAAGGGTGCGATCGTGCTGGCCTTGGTTGTGCCTCTTGCGGCGCTAGCGATCCCGATCGTCGACACCATCTGGGCCATCGTCCGCCGACGGCTGCGCGGTCGGTCGATCGCCACCCCCGACACCGAACACCTGCACCACCGGCTGCTCGACTTCGGCCTCAGTCCGCGCGAGACGGCGCTCGTCTTCTACTTCGGAACCGCCATCTTTGCCGCGGTCGGGCTGGCCATTTACGGACACAAGAAAGTCCTGCTCGGCGCCATCTTGCTGATGCTGCTCGGGATCGGCATCATCGTTGTGCGCCGCTTCCGCCGAATCCGACGAGGTTGA
- a CDS encoding AtpZ/AtpI family protein — protein sequence MAPTDKRKDPSMLAAFSLASGVGLQLAVTVLVGLGLGYLADRALHTSPWFLLVGLLLGILGGGYSVVRRLMKEIRRSG from the coding sequence ATGGCCCCGACGGATAAGCGCAAGGACCCCAGCATGCTGGCGGCCTTTAGTCTCGCGTCGGGCGTCGGCCTCCAGCTAGCCGTCACGGTGTTGGTTGGGTTGGGTCTTGGCTACCTCGCTGACCGGGCCCTGCACACGTCACCCTGGTTCCTCCTGGTGGGGTTGCTGCTCGGGATTCTGGGGGGCGGTTACAGTGTCGTGCGGAGGCTCATGAAGGAGATACGTCGGAGTGGGTGA
- a CDS encoding ATP synthase subunit I: protein MGELRRFELTTSVVLLAFLCVVGAAMVATGHPRAIAGLIAGGLLGLANMVWMVGTARRFLGHAPTVRMLQLAAAIRFLTIAVLLGVVLIVSRVDPVGAAIGYFCFPIAGAVAGWRMMRTRPGLPV, encoded by the coding sequence GTGGGTGAGCTGCGGCGGTTCGAGCTGACGACGTCCGTGGTTTTGCTCGCCTTCCTCTGCGTCGTCGGCGCCGCGATGGTGGCCACCGGTCACCCTCGCGCGATCGCCGGTCTGATTGCCGGTGGGCTGCTCGGCCTCGCCAACATGGTCTGGATGGTTGGAACCGCGCGGCGGTTCCTCGGACACGCCCCGACGGTGCGAATGCTGCAGTTGGCAGCCGCGATCCGGTTCCTCACGATCGCCGTCCTGCTGGGCGTCGTCCTCATCGTGAGCCGCGTCGATCCGGTCGGCGCGGCGATCGGTTACTTCTGTTTCCCGATCGCCGGCGCGGTCGCGGGCTGGCGGATGATGCGGACCCGACCGGGCTTGCCGGTATGA
- the atpB gene encoding F0F1 ATP synthase subunit A, with product MLLQADVTHPTINIGGIDFNADTIRNTLIVCALLLVGAFVLRSQLRVGKPTQLQNIVELIVEYIGGLTAESLQGRNLNLGPLAITLFVFLLVSNWLGLIPGFKSPTNDWNTTLALALLTFVLFTFFSISRRGFGGYLKHLLVVPPYFPLSVIDELAKPITLSFRLYFNIFVGELLLSLIITLVPTWISWLPGAVWTLFSLFIGTVQAFIFTVLTVSYVAIATEVETAHA from the coding sequence GTGCTGCTTCAGGCGGACGTCACGCACCCCACCATCAACATTGGCGGGATCGACTTCAACGCCGACACCATCCGTAACACCCTGATCGTGTGCGCCCTCCTGCTCGTCGGCGCCTTCGTCCTGCGCAGCCAGCTGCGCGTCGGAAAACCGACACAGCTGCAGAACATCGTCGAGCTGATCGTCGAGTACATCGGAGGGTTGACCGCGGAGTCGCTCCAGGGTCGAAATCTCAACCTGGGGCCGCTTGCCATCACGCTGTTCGTCTTTCTGCTGGTCTCCAACTGGCTGGGACTCATCCCCGGATTCAAGTCGCCGACCAATGACTGGAATACGACGCTGGCGCTGGCCCTCCTCACGTTCGTGCTGTTCACGTTCTTCAGCATCAGCCGCCGCGGCTTCGGCGGCTACCTCAAACATCTCCTGGTGGTCCCGCCTTACTTTCCGCTGAGCGTCATCGACGAGCTCGCCAAGCCGATCACGCTGTCCTTCCGGTTGTACTTCAACATCTTCGTCGGGGAGCTGCTGCTGTCACTGATCATCACGCTGGTTCCGACCTGGATTTCCTGGTTGCCGGGCGCGGTGTGGACGCTTTTCAGCCTCTTCATCGGAACGGTGCAGGCCTTTATCTTTACCGTCTTGACCGTCTCGTATGTCGCGATCGCCACTGAAGTTGAAACCGCACATGCATAA
- the atpE gene encoding F0F1 ATP synthase subunit C: MERAIVLGATVIAFGFLLGLSALGAGIGDGLVSSRTVEGTARQPELQGRLFFLMIIGIGFIEALPIIGLGLGLFLIFANPLLSQITGK, from the coding sequence TTGGAACGCGCAATCGTTTTAGGGGCCACGGTCATCGCCTTCGGTTTTCTGCTCGGGCTGAGCGCCTTGGGCGCGGGAATCGGTGATGGGTTGGTGTCGAGCCGCACGGTCGAAGGGACGGCGCGCCAGCCCGAGCTACAGGGCCGGCTCTTCTTCCTGATGATCATCGGCATCGGGTTCATCGAGGCGCTGCCGATCATCGGCCTGGGCCTCGGCCTGTTTCTGATCTTTGCCAACCCGCTGTTGAGCCAGATCACCGGGAAATGA
- the atpF gene encoding F0F1 ATP synthase subunit B — protein sequence MTRLDAGLLTLNGTLIAELLIFLVMLGVLYRFAWDPLLRILNERRERIQQGVEATERAKRELEEAERERQVKLEETRREAQAMLDRIAKQAEDLRKELEVKAREQAEGLVAKARAEIQQERAKAVEDLREQVADLAVMAAERIIGESLDAKKHRALIQRTIEEAEIRA from the coding sequence ATGACCCGCCTCGACGCCGGGCTACTCACGCTCAATGGCACGCTGATCGCTGAGTTGCTGATCTTTCTGGTCATGTTGGGCGTCCTGTACCGCTTCGCCTGGGACCCACTCTTGCGGATCCTGAACGAGCGCCGGGAGCGGATCCAGCAAGGCGTAGAGGCGACCGAGCGCGCCAAGCGCGAGCTGGAGGAGGCGGAGCGAGAACGTCAAGTAAAGCTCGAGGAGACGCGGCGCGAAGCGCAGGCGATGCTCGACCGGATCGCCAAGCAGGCGGAGGACCTGCGCAAGGAACTGGAAGTCAAGGCGCGCGAGCAGGCGGAGGGCTTGGTCGCGAAAGCCCGGGCCGAGATCCAGCAGGAGCGCGCCAAAGCGGTGGAAGATCTGCGGGAGCAGGTGGCAGACCTGGCCGTGATGGCCGCCGAGCGGATCATCGGCGAGAGCCTTGACGCCAAGAAGCACCGCGCGCTGATCCAGCGCACCATCGAGGAGGCGGAGATCCGTGCCTGA
- a CDS encoding F0F1 ATP synthase subunit delta — translation MPESSNVARRYAAGIFQLAQEENGIDTWRAELAKLDELLQDDVLVAAFKNPAVGVRRRMDLAQLLKPELRPETENLLRLLVEHYRTREIHRIREEFERLADEASGIVHATVTTALELEEDDRRHYEQELARKLGRKVNVKFLSDPAIVGGAAIQIGDHLVDGTVRTQLKRLRQELLS, via the coding sequence GTGCCTGAAAGCAGCAACGTGGCGCGCCGCTACGCCGCGGGCATCTTTCAGCTGGCCCAGGAGGAGAACGGGATCGACACCTGGCGGGCTGAGCTGGCCAAGTTGGACGAGTTGCTCCAGGACGACGTCCTCGTTGCCGCCTTCAAGAACCCCGCGGTGGGTGTCAGGCGCCGGATGGATCTGGCCCAGCTTCTCAAGCCGGAGCTCCGCCCCGAAACGGAGAACCTGCTTCGCTTGCTGGTCGAGCACTATCGGACGCGCGAGATCCATCGCATCCGGGAAGAGTTCGAGCGGCTCGCCGACGAGGCATCCGGTATCGTGCACGCGACCGTGACGACGGCGCTGGAGTTGGAGGAAGATGACCGACGGCACTACGAGCAGGAACTGGCGCGCAAACTGGGCCGCAAGGTCAACGTCAAGTTCCTCAGCGATCCAGCAATTGTCGGTGGAGCGGCGATCCAGATCGGCGATCACCTGGTGGACGGTACCGTGCGGACGCAACTCAAGCGGCTCCGGCAGGAATTATTGAGCTAA
- the atpA gene encoding F0F1 ATP synthase subunit alpha: MGIKSDEISNLIKQRIKDFDVPVLSADVGIVTEIGDGIAQIYGLRNAQSLELLEFKGGVKGMALNLEEDSVGAVVLGPYEEIREGDEVRTTGSVVQVPVGDALIGRVVNALGEPIDGKGPIQTKETAPVEKVAPGVITRQPVDTPLQTGLKAVDAMTAIGRGQRELIIGDRQTGKTAIGLDTIINQKGQDVICIYVAIGQRAATVAQVAAVLEEHGALEYTIIVSATASEPAPLWYIAPYAATSMGEYFMNKGKDVLVVYDDLSKHAWAYRQISLLLRRPPGREAYPGDVFYLHSRLLERSARMNKENGGGSLTALPIIETLAGDISAYIPTNVISITDGQIYLLADLFYAGIRPAISTGLSVSRVGGAAQIKAMRQVAGRLRLDLSQYRDLAAFAQFASDLDKRTRDQLERGKRMEELLKQGQFEPMPVAQQVIVLFAGGNGLLDDVPVDKVGQFEKELLRFLSSSHPGIEQAIAKEKALSPDTEKLLRGAIDEFKKSSPLVQKVEEKPAAKAEEPAREKGPLQSARRATERETTKQR, translated from the coding sequence TTGGGCATCAAGTCAGACGAGATCAGCAATCTGATCAAACAGCGCATCAAGGATTTTGACGTCCCCGTTCTGTCGGCGGACGTTGGCATCGTCACCGAGATCGGTGACGGCATCGCACAGATCTATGGCCTGAGGAACGCGCAGTCCCTCGAGCTGCTCGAGTTCAAGGGTGGGGTCAAAGGCATGGCGCTCAACCTCGAGGAGGATTCGGTCGGCGCTGTCGTCCTCGGGCCCTACGAGGAAATCCGCGAGGGCGATGAGGTTCGCACGACCGGCAGCGTAGTCCAGGTGCCGGTTGGTGATGCGCTGATCGGCCGCGTCGTCAACGCCCTCGGCGAGCCGATCGACGGAAAAGGACCCATCCAGACAAAAGAAACTGCCCCTGTCGAGAAGGTCGCCCCCGGTGTCATCACACGCCAACCCGTCGATACGCCGTTGCAGACCGGGCTGAAGGCGGTCGATGCGATGACTGCCATCGGCCGCGGCCAGCGGGAGCTGATCATCGGTGACCGCCAGACCGGCAAAACCGCGATTGGGCTCGACACCATCATCAACCAGAAAGGGCAGGACGTCATCTGCATCTATGTCGCGATCGGGCAACGCGCCGCAACAGTCGCCCAGGTGGCTGCCGTGCTCGAGGAGCACGGCGCCTTGGAGTACACGATCATCGTCTCTGCGACCGCCAGCGAGCCGGCGCCGCTCTGGTATATCGCGCCCTACGCGGCCACCTCGATGGGCGAGTACTTCATGAACAAGGGCAAGGATGTGCTGGTCGTCTACGACGACCTCTCCAAGCACGCCTGGGCCTACCGGCAGATCTCGCTCCTGCTGCGCCGGCCGCCAGGGCGCGAGGCCTATCCTGGCGATGTCTTCTATTTGCACTCCCGGCTGCTGGAGCGCTCGGCGCGCATGAACAAGGAGAACGGTGGTGGCTCGCTGACCGCGCTGCCGATCATCGAGACGCTGGCGGGCGACATTTCCGCCTATATCCCTACCAATGTCATCTCGATCACCGACGGCCAGATCTACCTGTTGGCCGATCTCTTCTACGCGGGCATCCGGCCCGCGATCTCGACTGGCCTCTCCGTCTCCCGCGTCGGAGGCGCCGCCCAGATCAAAGCCATGCGGCAGGTCGCCGGCCGTCTTCGCCTCGACCTCTCGCAGTATCGCGACCTCGCGGCCTTCGCCCAGTTCGCCTCCGACCTCGACAAGCGGACGCGTGACCAGCTGGAGCGTGGCAAGCGCATGGAAGAGCTGCTCAAGCAGGGCCAGTTCGAACCGATGCCCGTCGCCCAGCAGGTGATCGTCCTCTTTGCCGGCGGGAACGGCCTCCTCGACGACGTTCCGGTCGACAAGGTGGGGCAATTCGAAAAAGAGCTGCTCCGCTTCCTGAGCAGCTCGCACCCGGGCATCGAGCAGGCGATCGCCAAAGAGAAGGCGTTGTCGCCGGACACGGAAAAGCTTCTGCGTGGCGCGATCGACGAGTTCAAGAAGTCGAGCCCGCTGGTTCAGAAGGTGGAAGAGAAGCCTGCCGCAAAAGCTGAGGAGCCGGCCAGGGAAAAGGGTCCGTTGCAGTCGGCCCGCCGCGCGACCGAGCGCGAGACCACGAAGCAGCGCTAG
- the atpG gene encoding ATP synthase F1 subunit gamma, whose product MATLADIRRRIASVKNTQQITRAMQAVAASKLRRVQARAEAARPYADRMADVLVEVASRVTSYQHPFLIERPVKKRLLILVSSDRGLAGGLNVNAFRVALGYIRQGDIVLDTIGRKGRDYFRRLGVPILAEVSGIGDRPQLKDILPAITVARDEYLEGNVDEVALVYTHFASVSRLEPTVKVLIPVRVPERKEGIRIDYLYEPEAEDVLSQLLPRYVEAQVYAAVLDNLASFYAAQMVAMRNATDNAGELIDDLTLLRNKVRQATITKELSEIVGGAEALTAG is encoded by the coding sequence ATGGCCACCCTCGCCGACATCCGCCGCCGGATCGCCAGCGTGAAGAACACGCAGCAGATCACGCGCGCGATGCAGGCGGTCGCCGCCTCCAAGCTGCGGCGCGTGCAGGCACGGGCGGAGGCGGCGCGCCCCTATGCCGACCGGATGGCCGATGTCCTTGTCGAAGTGGCCAGCCGGGTGACCTCCTATCAGCATCCCTTCCTGATCGAGCGGCCGGTCAAGAAGCGCTTGCTGATCCTGGTCTCCTCCGACCGTGGGCTGGCGGGAGGCCTGAATGTCAATGCCTTTCGGGTGGCGCTCGGCTACATTCGGCAGGGCGACATCGTGCTCGACACCATTGGCCGCAAGGGACGGGACTACTTCCGGAGACTCGGCGTGCCGATCCTGGCCGAGGTATCGGGGATCGGCGACCGTCCCCAGCTAAAGGACATCCTGCCGGCGATCACCGTCGCTCGCGACGAGTATCTCGAGGGTAACGTCGACGAGGTGGCGCTGGTCTACACCCACTTTGCCTCGGTCAGTCGATTGGAGCCCACGGTCAAGGTTCTGATTCCGGTGCGCGTCCCGGAGCGGAAGGAGGGAATCCGCATCGACTACCTGTACGAACCGGAGGCCGAGGACGTGCTCTCGCAGTTGCTCCCTCGGTACGTCGAGGCCCAGGTCTACGCCGCGGTGCTCGACAACCTGGCCAGCTTCTACGCGGCCCAGATGGTGGCGATGCGGAACGCGACCGACAACGCCGGCGAGCTGATCGACGACCTGACCCTGCTGCGCAACAAGGTGCGGCAGGCGACGATCACGAAGGAGTTGAGTGAAATCGTGGGTGGCGCCGAGGCGCTCACCGCCGGCTAG
- the atpD gene encoding F0F1 ATP synthase subunit beta, with translation MAIAEKAEKKQGKPKKERTGRVDQIIGPVVDVVFEGQDLPEIYHALEIDRGKQGRLVLEVQQHRGNDVVRTIAMDSTDGLVRGTEVKDTGGPITVPVGKGTLGRMMNVIGDPIDGKGKIESEVRLPIHRPAPPVSEQATDTEVLETGIKVIDLVTTFAKGSKIGLFGGAGVGKTVIVMELIRNIATEHKGFSVFAGVGERTREGNSLWLEMNESGVIDKTALVFGQMNEPPGARARVGLTGLTLAEYFRDEFGQDVLLFIDNVFRYMLAGSEVSALLGRLPSAVGYQPTLATEMGDLEERITSTKKGSITSVQAVFVPADDYTDPAIATTFAHLGATVSLSRAIVERGIYPAVDPLDSFSRFLTPDIVGEEHYRVARGVQQVLQRNKELQDIIAILGPDELSEDDKILVARARKIERFLSQPFFVAEIFTNRPGKYVPLKETIRGFSEILEGKHDDLPEQAFYMVGTIDEAVEAAKGEAATGDEGKPKEEKPKAGAAVEAAKGEAATGDAGKPKEEKPKAGAADDQRPKGEEKASKDGEAGSDKRSK, from the coding sequence ATGGCAATCGCAGAGAAGGCCGAGAAAAAGCAAGGGAAACCAAAGAAGGAACGGACCGGGCGCGTCGACCAGATCATCGGTCCGGTCGTCGACGTCGTCTTCGAGGGGCAAGACCTGCCGGAGATCTACCACGCGCTCGAAATCGATCGCGGCAAGCAGGGCCGCCTCGTGCTGGAAGTCCAGCAACATCGCGGGAACGACGTGGTGCGCACCATCGCAATGGACTCGACCGACGGGCTGGTCCGCGGCACCGAGGTCAAGGATACGGGCGGCCCGATCACGGTGCCGGTGGGCAAGGGGACGCTGGGCCGGATGATGAACGTCATCGGCGACCCGATCGACGGCAAGGGCAAGATCGAGTCGGAGGTCCGCCTCCCGATCCACCGTCCTGCGCCGCCGGTCAGCGAGCAGGCGACGGACACCGAGGTCCTGGAAACCGGAATCAAGGTCATCGACCTCGTGACCACCTTCGCCAAGGGCAGCAAGATCGGCCTGTTCGGTGGCGCCGGCGTCGGCAAGACGGTCATCGTCATGGAGCTGATCCGCAACATCGCCACCGAGCACAAGGGGTTCTCGGTCTTCGCTGGCGTCGGCGAGCGCACCCGCGAGGGCAACTCGCTCTGGCTCGAGATGAACGAATCGGGGGTCATCGACAAGACGGCCCTCGTGTTCGGGCAGATGAACGAACCGCCGGGTGCACGCGCCCGGGTCGGCCTGACCGGTCTGACACTGGCGGAGTATTTCCGCGACGAGTTCGGCCAGGACGTGCTGCTCTTCATCGACAACGTCTTCCGCTACATGCTGGCGGGTAGCGAAGTGTCGGCCCTCCTCGGCCGGCTGCCCTCGGCGGTCGGCTACCAGCCCACGCTCGCCACCGAGATGGGCGACCTCGAGGAACGCATCACCTCCACCAAGAAGGGGTCGATCACATCGGTGCAGGCGGTCTTCGTGCCGGCGGACGACTACACCGACCCGGCGATCGCGACGACGTTTGCCCATCTAGGCGCCACCGTCAGTCTCTCCCGCGCGATCGTCGAGCGCGGCATCTATCCGGCGGTGGACCCGCTCGATTCCTTCTCCCGATTCCTAACCCCCGACATCGTCGGTGAGGAGCACTATCGCGTGGCGCGCGGGGTGCAGCAGGTGCTGCAGCGCAACAAGGAGCTGCAGGATATCATCGCCATCCTCGGCCCGGACGAGCTGTCCGAGGATGACAAGATCCTGGTAGCACGGGCCCGTAAGATCGAGCGCTTCCTGTCGCAACCGTTCTTCGTGGCCGAGATCTTCACCAACCGGCCCGGGAAGTACGTGCCGTTAAAGGAGACGATCCGCGGCTTCAGCGAGATCCTCGAGGGGAAGCATGACGACCTGCCGGAGCAGGCGTTCTACATGGTGGGCACCATCGACGAGGCGGTCGAGGCGGCGAAGGGCGAAGCTGCCACTGGCGATGAGGGGAAGCCCAAAGAGGAGAAGCCAAAAGCCGGCGCCGCGGTCGAGGCGGCGAAGGGCGAAGCTGCCACTGGCGATGCGGGGAAGCCCAAAGAGGAGAAGCCCAAAGCCGGCGCCGCGGATGATCAGCGGCCGAAGGGCGAAGAAAAAGCCAGCAAGGACGGCGAGGCCGGTAGCGACAAGCGGTCGAAGTAA
- a CDS encoding F0F1 ATP synthase subunit epsilon produces MADSKKLHVDIVTVEGRRFKGDADFVVAPGSEGELGILPQHIPLLTPLRPGTVKVRNDGDEQFFFVSGGFLEVRPDEVTVLADSAERAEDIDESRAEEARRRAADLLQQKLSDTDQAAASVALARAEARLRLAELRRRRRT; encoded by the coding sequence GTGGCCGACAGTAAGAAGCTGCATGTCGACATCGTCACCGTCGAAGGCCGGCGCTTCAAGGGCGATGCCGACTTCGTCGTGGCACCGGGATCGGAGGGGGAGCTGGGGATCCTGCCGCAGCACATCCCGCTGTTGACGCCGCTCAGACCAGGGACGGTGAAGGTGCGCAATGACGGCGACGAGCAGTTCTTCTTCGTCTCCGGCGGCTTCCTGGAAGTGCGCCCCGATGAAGTGACGGTACTCGCCGATTCGGCCGAACGGGCGGAGGACATCGACGAATCCCGCGCCGAAGAAGCCCGTCGCCGGGCGGCGGACCTCCTGCAACAGAAGCTGTCCGACACGGATCAGGCCGCCGCCTCGGTCGCCCTGGCACGAGCCGAGGCCAGGCTGCGACTGGCCGAGTTGCGCCGCCGCCGCAGAACCTAA